Proteins from one Erpetoichthys calabaricus chromosome 11, fErpCal1.3, whole genome shotgun sequence genomic window:
- the LOC114660842 gene encoding protein FAM83G — protein MAFSQVQCLDDNHVNVRFSEGKPEFFYSEEQRLALEALLQDGPQAFRDEVQKLKIRDFLSEPELQQIAGFVEKYRPGGEERGSEEGDQDSLEYWPDKSDVSIPELDLGWPDISSYRGVTRANVYTQPPMEGQAHIKEVVRKMIGQAQKVISVVMDIFTDVDIFKDLLDAGFKRKVPVYIIIEETSVPHFLQMCERAGMHTGHMKNLRVRATRGCEFHTHSSLRVHGLLSQKFMFVDGDRAVSGSYSFTWTAARMDRNLITVLTGQAVDIFDKQFRDLYLTSKSVNLQHISLEKEPEPEMAPQVPMPALPSAEVVRKMINPKYALVRTSNMETGSGGASSEKTSEPIKDNSTRGNKAKVKAPEPKEEPAIIHPGLLDLERANMIDYLPTWPDPEPPSDVIGFINIRDVNKPIQAHLMRSQLFETSQAIRFKKPIKVQEKSESQDPNPKGGMASHSTKEEEESQKKVSQVAEQKPNLSAPPVPKPRTVQLIFSDQKTDSPEVMKLVVESEKNRSTEGTQFQKTPIGFNRTYSPGEELSIQAHDGGRGFSPHGVSSISSTSEEYFECEDLESAKQGNLPNGLPDADARLKQSSAGPEQREMQLEQRGLHRDQRKTKHLHHLITSYPFNTAQPEWEQQKLTRGPVKVVIAKPGSYHRPSKAMAPVIGGHRYWHSKGFASGKPGFGPPMSPNRSTSGYNLADGLLQKTDSSRTPFGISYNKLSQIKLLKGKVPSHGGTMQRKTRLESPRSKDVV, from the exons ATGGCCTTTTCACAGGTTCAGTGTCTGGACGATAACCACGTGAACGTGCGCTTCTCAGAGGGCAAGCCCGAGTTCTTCTACAGTGAGGAGCAGCGACTGGCACTGGAGGCGCTGCTACAGGACGGTCCGCAGGCCTTTCGGGACGAGGTGCAAAAACTTAAAATTCGGGACTTCCTCTCTGAGCCCGAGCTTCAGCAGATCGCCGGTTTTGTGGAAAAGTACCGCCCAGGAGGGGAGGAGCGCGGTTCGGAAGAGGGGGATCAGGACTCTTTGGAATATTGGCCAGACAAATCTGACGTGTCCATACCTGAGCTGGACTTAGGATGGCCGGACATCTCATCGTACCGTGGCGTGACCCGAGCCAACGTGTACACGCAGCCACCTATGGAGGGGCAGGCGCACATCAAAGAGGTGGTGCGGAAGATGATCGGGCAAGCGCAGAAG GTGATCTCTGTGGTCATGGACATCTTTACTGACGTGGATATTTTTAAGGACCTCTTGGATGCTGGATTTAAGAGGAAAGTTCCAGTCTACATTATAATTGAAGAAACCAGTGTGCCACATTTCCTTCAAATGTGTGAGAGAGCTGGGATGCACACCGGCCACATGAAG AACCTGCGGGTGCGTGCCACACGTGGATGCGAGTTCCACACCCACTCGTCCCTCAGAGTCCATGGTCTGCTCAGCCAAAAGTTCATGTTTGTGGATGGAGACCGGGCGGTGTCCGGCTCGTACAG CTTTACGTGGACTGCAGCCAGAATGGACAGGAACTTGATCACAGTGCTCACTGGCCAGGCAGTGGACATATTTGACAAACAGTTTCGGGACCTCTACCTGACTTCCAAGAGTGTGAACCTGCAGCACATCAGTCTGGAGAAGGAGCCAGAGCCAGAGATGGCTCCACAGGTGCCCATGCCAGCACTGCCTTCTGCTGAAGTTGTGCGCAAAATGATCAACCCCAAATATGCTTTGGTAAGGACCAGTAACATGGAGACTGGTTCTGGTGGGGCATCATCTGAAAAGACCAGTGAGCCCATCAAAGACAACAGCACAAGGGGCAATAAGGCCAAAGTCAAGGCCCCGGAGCCCAAAGAGGAACCGGCCATCATTCACCCTGGCCTTCTGGACTTGGAGCGTGCCAACATGATCGACTACCTACCAACCTGGCCAGACCCCGAACCCCCAAGTGACGTCATTGGATTCATCAACATCAGGGATGTCAACAAACCCATCCAGGCACACCTCATGAGGTCTCAACTCTTTGAGACATCCCAGGCCATTCGCTTTAAAAAGCCCATCAAAGTCCAAGAAAAAAGTGAGTCTCAGGATCCCAACCCCAAAGGGGGGATGGCCAGCCACAGCACCAAGGAGGAGGAAGAGAGCCAAAAGAAAGTCTCACAGGTGGCAGAACAAAAGCCGAACCTGTCTGCACCCCCCGTTCCAAAACCCCGGACAGTCCAGTTAATATTTAGCGATCAAAAAACAGACTCTCCAGAGGTTATGAAATTAGTTGTTGAGTCAGAAAAGAATCGCTCAACTGAGGGTACACAGTTCCAAAAGACCCCAATAGGCTTTAACCGCACATACAGTCCTGGTGAAGAGCTGAGCATACAGGCACATGACGGAGGCCGCGGAttcagcccgcatggagtttccAGCATCTCGTCAACATCGGAGGAGTACTTTGAGTGCGAGGACCTGGAAAGTGCTAAGCAGGGAAATCTGCCCAATGGCCTTCCTGACGCTGATGCCAGGTTGAAGCAGAGCAGTGCAGGACCAGAACAAAGGGAAATGCAGCTGGAGCAGAGAGGGCTTCATCGAGACCAGAGGAAG ACAAAGCACTTGCACCATTTGATCACCAGCTATCCATTTAACACTGCCCAGCCTGAATGGGAGCAGCAAAAGCTGACGAGAGGACCAGTAAAGGTGGTCATTGCCAAACCAGGAAGTTACCACAGACCTAGTAAGGCTATGGCACCTGTAATCGGaggccacaggtactggcacagcAAAGGCTTTGCCTCTGGGAAGCCAGGTTTTGGCCCACCAATGTCTCCTAACAGATCAACCAGTGGATACAACCTGGCTGATGGGCTCCTCCAGAAAACTGACAGTTCGAGGACGCCTTTTGGCATCTCCTACAACAAACTGTCCCAGATCAAACTCCTTAAAGGTAAGGTGCCCAGTCATGGTGGCACCATGCAGAGGAAGACACGACTGGAGTCACCCAGGAGCAAGGATGTGGTCTAG
- the prpsap2 gene encoding phosphoribosyl pyrophosphate synthase-associated protein 2 isoform X2, whose product MELLIMVYACKTSCAHSIIGVVPYFPYSKQCKMRKRGSIVSKLLASMMCKAGLTHLITMDLHQKEIQGFFNIPVDNLRASPFLLQYIQEEIPDYRNAVIVAKSPSSAKRAQSFAERLRLGIAVIHGEAQDAESDQVDGRHSPPSVKNMAAIHPSLEIPLLIPKEKPPITVVGDVGGRIAIIVDDIIDDVDSFLAAADTLKERGAYKIYVMATHGILSSDGPRLIEESAIDEVVVTNTIPHEIQKLQCPKIKTVDISMILSEAIRRIHNGESMSYLFRNIGMDD is encoded by the exons ATGGAGCTGTTGATCATGGTATATGCCTGTAAGACGTCTTGTGCCCACAGCATCATTGGTGTAGTGCCATATTTCCCTTACAGTAAGCAGTGCAAGATGAGGAAGCGTGGCTCCATTGTTTCTAAGCTGCTGGCGTCCATGATGTGCAAAGCTG GTCTCACTCACTTAATCACCATGGATTTGCATCAGAAGGAAATCCAGGGCTTCTTCAACATTCCAGTGGATAACTTGCGTGCTTCACCTTTCCTCTTACAATATATCCAGGAGGAG ATCCCTGACTACCGGAATGCTGTGATTGTAGCCAAGTCCCCTTCTTCAGCTAAAAG GGCACAGTCCTTTGCTGAGCGCCTGCGTTTAGGCATTGCTGTGATTCATGGGGAAGCCCAGGACGCCGAGTCGGACCAGGTCGATGGCCGTCACTCTCCACCATCTGTGAAGAACATGGCGGCCATTCACCCCAGCCTGGAGATACCCT TGCTAATTCCCAAGGAGAAACCACCCATCACGGTAGTGGGAGATGTTGGCGGCCGGATTGCCATTATTGTG GACGATATTATTGACGACGTGGACAGCTTTCTTGCTGCTGCAGACACCCTTAAAGAGCGGGGAGCTTACAAGATCTACGTGATGGCAACACATGGTATTCTGTCCTCGGATGGCCCCCGCTTGATAGAAGAGTCTGCCATTGATGAG GTGGTTGTGACCAACACCATACCTCACGAGATCCAAAAACTGCAGTGCCCAAAGATCAAGACAGTTGACATCAGCATGATCTTGTCAGAAGCCATTCGACGTATCCACAATGGAGAGTCCATGTCCTACCTTTTCCGGAACATTGGAATGGATGACTGA